In Terriglobales bacterium, a single genomic region encodes these proteins:
- the hydA gene encoding dihydropyrimidinase has translation MSFETLIVNGTVVTATDTCRADVAIAGGKIVALGRDLARENAGRVLDASGKYVFPGGIDVHTHLDMPFGGTTSADDFETGTRAAAFGGTTTLIDFAIQYKGQSLRTAFDAWMTKAESKAVCDYAFHCIVTDLPDARLEEMSALVRDGVTSFKLFMAYPGVFMLDDATIFRAMRMAGRHGALVCMHAENGGAIDVIVRQALAEGKTAPKYHALTRPTTAEAEATARAIALAEMAGSPVYIVHLSCNDALEKVREARDRGLPVYAETCPQYLYLSIENFDVPDFEGAKYVFTPPLREKWHQEKLWIGLKQDHLQVVSTDHCPFCFKEQKELGRGDFTKIPNGGPGIEHRMSLIYSGGVAQGRFSVNRFVELVATTPAKLFGLYPRKGTVAVGSDADLVLFDPNREHTISAKTHHMRVDYSMFEGIRVKGMPDVVLSRGQVVVEKDKFLGRPGAGEFLRRGLYAGV, from the coding sequence ATGAGTTTCGAGACTCTCATCGTGAACGGGACCGTGGTCACGGCCACGGACACCTGCCGGGCGGATGTCGCCATCGCAGGAGGCAAGATCGTAGCTCTGGGACGTGACTTGGCGCGCGAGAATGCCGGTCGCGTGCTGGATGCCTCCGGCAAGTACGTTTTTCCCGGCGGCATCGACGTGCACACCCATCTGGACATGCCGTTCGGGGGCACGACCAGCGCAGACGACTTCGAGACCGGCACCCGAGCCGCCGCCTTTGGCGGCACCACCACGCTGATTGATTTCGCCATCCAGTACAAAGGGCAGAGCCTGCGCACGGCGTTCGACGCTTGGATGACCAAGGCGGAGTCCAAGGCTGTCTGCGACTATGCCTTCCATTGCATTGTCACGGATTTGCCCGACGCCCGGTTGGAAGAGATGAGCGCCTTGGTGCGCGACGGGGTGACTAGCTTCAAGCTGTTCATGGCCTATCCCGGAGTGTTCATGTTGGACGACGCCACCATCTTTCGGGCCATGCGCATGGCCGGGCGCCACGGGGCCCTCGTGTGCATGCACGCAGAGAACGGCGGCGCCATCGACGTCATCGTCCGTCAGGCTCTGGCCGAGGGCAAGACCGCGCCCAAGTACCATGCGCTTACTCGTCCGACGACAGCCGAAGCGGAGGCTACGGCGCGCGCCATCGCTCTGGCGGAGATGGCCGGCTCTCCCGTCTACATCGTTCACCTCAGTTGCAATGACGCGCTGGAAAAGGTGCGCGAAGCCCGCGATCGCGGTTTGCCGGTTTATGCGGAAACCTGTCCGCAGTACCTGTATCTCTCCATCGAGAACTTCGACGTGCCTGACTTTGAGGGCGCCAAGTATGTCTTCACCCCGCCCCTGCGCGAGAAATGGCACCAGGAGAAGCTGTGGATCGGCTTGAAGCAGGACCACCTGCAGGTGGTCTCCACCGATCATTGTCCGTTCTGCTTCAAGGAGCAGAAGGAACTGGGGCGCGGCGATTTCACCAAGATCCCAAACGGCGGACCCGGCATTGAGCACCGCATGAGCCTGATCTATTCCGGAGGCGTGGCGCAAGGGCGCTTCAGCGTCAACCGGTTCGTGGAACTGGTCGCCACTACCCCGGCCAAGCTGTTCGGCCTTTACCCGCGCAAGGGAACGGTGGCTGTGGGCAGCGATGCCGACCTGGTGCTCTTCGATCCCAACCGGGAGCACACCATCAGCGCCAAGACCCATCACATGCGCGTGGATTACTCCATGTTCGAAGGCATCCGGGTGAAGGGTATGCCCGATGTGGTCTTGTCGCGCGGCCAGGTGGTCGTGGAGAAGGAC
- a CDS encoding TIGR03842 family LLM class F420-dependent oxidoreductase, with product MDFGITLKPDLSVERLVALSHQAETAGFRYGWIFDSHVLWKDPYPLLTLMALNTRQMHLGTCVTNPAVRDPTVTASLLATLNVISEGRMELGIGRGDSSRRVLGKKPTTIERLEETVAIVRELTAGREVTYEGQPTRMPWATGAPRVWIAGYGPKVLRAAGRIADGVILQFADPDLIDWCLGFVREGAHEAGRDPARLEVMAAAPVWMSADLATARQRVRWFPALVSNHVVDLVARYKPEELPPALTSYVRPRGDYNYQHHCEVGSDNAAFVSDEVVDRFCIVGPADVHRSKLQELARVGVTQFNIYLMCGEEEQTLRDYQREILPHFVPSSHGAASPPAV from the coding sequence GTGGATTTCGGAATCACCTTAAAACCCGACCTGTCCGTGGAGCGTCTGGTTGCGCTTTCTCACCAGGCCGAGACGGCGGGTTTTCGCTACGGCTGGATTTTCGATTCCCACGTGCTTTGGAAGGATCCGTACCCGCTGCTCACGCTGATGGCGTTGAACACGCGGCAGATGCACCTCGGGACCTGCGTGACCAATCCTGCCGTGCGCGATCCGACCGTAACCGCCAGCCTGCTGGCCACGCTCAACGTGATCTCCGAAGGCCGCATGGAACTGGGCATCGGGCGTGGTGACAGCTCACGTCGCGTCCTGGGCAAGAAGCCCACCACGATCGAACGCCTGGAAGAGACGGTCGCCATCGTCCGCGAGCTGACAGCGGGCCGCGAGGTGACGTACGAAGGACAACCTACGCGGATGCCGTGGGCCACGGGCGCGCCGCGTGTCTGGATCGCAGGGTACGGGCCCAAGGTGCTGCGCGCCGCCGGGCGGATTGCCGACGGCGTGATTCTCCAGTTCGCCGATCCCGATCTGATTGACTGGTGTCTCGGGTTCGTCCGCGAAGGGGCACACGAAGCCGGGCGTGACCCCGCCCGCCTGGAGGTGATGGCCGCGGCCCCGGTGTGGATGAGCGCGGACCTGGCTACCGCCCGCCAGCGGGTGCGTTGGTTTCCTGCGCTCGTATCCAACCACGTGGTCGATCTCGTGGCACGCTACAAGCCGGAGGAGCTTCCGCCGGCGCTGACCTCCTACGTTCGCCCTCGTGGTGATTACAACTATCAGCACCATTGCGAAGTGGGCAGTGACAACGCTGCTTTTGTCTCGGACGAAGTGGTGGACCGCTTCTGCATCGTCGGCCCCGCGGACGTTCATCGCAGCAAACTCCAGGAGCTTGCCCGGGTCGGGGTCACCCAGTTCAACATCTACCTGATGTGCGGCGAGGAGGAGCAGACGCTCCGGGACTACCAGCGCGAGATACTGCCGCACTTTGTCCCGTCGTCCCATGGTGCAGCCAGTCCCCCGGCGGTCTGA